The following coding sequences lie in one Halorarum halophilum genomic window:
- a CDS encoding DUF2206 domain-containing protein — translation MGGSLETLNTVEVDERIAIVLALALAIGLVAFEGTTIGDEYTVVQGVTGTLASLFVPGFLLLLVARINRPAPQMLAYAVGVSCAFLLLIGVVTNFLLPGLGVERPLRRTPLVLALSLVALSVLAYARTNVTAVKRRTVTVSLQTLLAGTLLLLLPLLSFAATRSMNVGGHDAPMLVLIVLLASVPPLLITGVIPRRLRPVAVWSVSLSVLLQMTLVSSHLWGWDIHFEYATARTIYQTGVWELADSSLLTVTFLAAVFATVTGIDLVSVYKLIYPVIASLLPVAIYYFGTLEFDGEWVATLAPFGLVFYYGYFKIMPDKQIVAQLFLVLVLITLFSESANDVRSRTLAVAFGTMLIVSHYIVSLFFIAFLATTVVTVAVARRVDVLDMAGSGSIRPSFVTLLGVEWAGWYLFSASGGTFERVVLRGYEAVIGIGGPTSGRSGAGYATKAFGSPLWSVYRLLYIALIGLFTLGLVWTLYSAVVGETDETDPEYAVFSAFVLALLVSSVVTTFGIGFDRILLFSLVALAPFAPVGAAVGFSLLSRVSRGVIDLSPSGSANVFAAFLAVLFLFSSGGAFAVTGHQVPTYSINLDQDAGWPVYTQSEVDATRWLADEMAPGSNVAVYNEWSTIKSRDAILLREVIPPDRMVLVSPAMTELEGATYIYVSDRPMASVGNREAYIDPERTRFYARNVVPANLVYAGDGVRIYRVRPSDEGGDQAPNSRSNSPDERQYQDAVQCGAPADC, via the coding sequence ATGGGAGGTAGCCTGGAGACCCTGAACACGGTCGAAGTCGACGAACGGATCGCGATCGTACTGGCGCTGGCACTGGCGATCGGCCTTGTCGCGTTCGAGGGAACGACGATAGGGGACGAGTACACTGTCGTCCAGGGGGTGACCGGAACGCTCGCATCGTTGTTCGTTCCGGGCTTCCTGCTGTTGCTCGTCGCTCGAATCAACCGCCCCGCCCCGCAGATGCTCGCATACGCTGTCGGAGTCAGCTGTGCGTTCCTCCTGCTGATCGGCGTCGTGACGAACTTCCTCCTCCCCGGTCTCGGCGTCGAGCGGCCGCTGAGACGGACGCCGCTTGTGCTCGCCCTCTCGCTCGTCGCTCTCTCGGTACTCGCGTACGCCCGCACGAACGTGACGGCAGTGAAACGTCGGACGGTCACCGTCTCGCTCCAGACTCTGCTAGCTGGGACGCTCCTGCTGCTCTTGCCCCTCCTGTCGTTCGCGGCGACCAGGTCGATGAACGTGGGGGGACACGACGCCCCCATGCTCGTCCTCATCGTGCTCCTTGCAAGCGTCCCTCCCCTCCTCATCACGGGGGTGATTCCGCGGAGGTTACGGCCCGTTGCCGTCTGGTCGGTCTCGCTCTCCGTGCTGTTGCAGATGACTCTCGTATCCTCGCACCTCTGGGGGTGGGACATTCACTTCGAGTACGCCACGGCGCGGACGATCTATCAGACGGGAGTGTGGGAGCTCGCCGACAGCTCCCTCCTCACGGTGACGTTCCTGGCCGCCGTCTTCGCGACGGTAACCGGAATCGATCTGGTGTCGGTCTACAAGCTGATTTACCCCGTAATCGCGTCACTGCTCCCCGTCGCCATCTACTATTTCGGCACGCTCGAATTCGACGGAGAGTGGGTCGCCACACTCGCGCCGTTCGGTCTCGTCTTCTACTACGGGTACTTCAAGATCATGCCCGACAAGCAGATCGTCGCACAGCTCTTCCTGGTGCTGGTACTCATCACACTCTTCAGCGAGTCGGCGAACGACGTTCGAAGTCGAACGCTGGCAGTGGCGTTCGGCACGATGCTGATCGTCTCCCACTACATCGTCAGCCTGTTCTTCATCGCGTTCCTCGCGACGACGGTCGTGACCGTCGCCGTCGCCCGTCGGGTCGACGTACTCGACATGGCCGGTTCCGGCTCCATCAGACCCTCGTTCGTCACCTTGCTCGGCGTCGAGTGGGCGGGGTGGTACCTGTTCAGCGCGTCCGGGGGGACCTTCGAACGTGTCGTCCTCAGGGGATACGAGGCGGTGATAGGGATCGGCGGTCCCACCTCGGGTCGCAGCGGCGCGGGCTACGCGACGAAGGCGTTCGGCTCGCCGCTCTGGTCCGTGTACAGGCTGCTGTACATCGCCCTCATCGGGCTCTTCACTCTGGGACTCGTTTGGACACTCTACTCCGCCGTGGTTGGAGAGACCGACGAGACTGACCCGGAGTACGCGGTCTTTTCGGCGTTCGTTCTCGCGTTACTCGTCTCGTCGGTGGTGACCACCTTCGGGATCGGCTTCGACCGGATACTCCTCTTCTCACTCGTCGCTCTCGCACCGTTCGCCCCCGTCGGAGCGGCGGTGGGGTTCTCATTGCTGTCGAGGGTGTCCCGCGGGGTGATCGACCTCTCGCCGAGCGGGAGCGCGAACGTGTTCGCGGCGTTCCTCGCCGTGTTGTTCCTGTTCAGCTCCGGGGGAGCGTTCGCCGTGACCGGTCACCAGGTCCCGACGTACAGTATCAACCTCGACCAGGACGCCGGGTGGCCGGTGTACACTCAGAGCGAAGTTGACGCGACCCGTTGGCTCGCCGACGAGATGGCTCCCGGGTCGAACGTCGCCGTCTACAACGAGTGGAGTACGATCAAGAGTCGGGACGCGATCCTCCTTCGCGAAGTCATTCCCCCTGATCGGATGGTTCTCGTCTCTCCCGCCATGACCGAGTTGGAGGGGGCGACGTACATATACGTCAGCGACAGGCCGATGGCAAGCGTCGGCAACAGGGAGGCGTACATCGACCCCGAACGAACGCGATTCTACGCACGGAACGTCGTCCCGGCGAACCTGGTCTACGCCGGGGATGGCGTCCGGATATACCGGGTTCGACCGTCAGATGAAGGGGGTGACCAGGCTCCGAACTCTCGTTCGAACTCTCCCGATGAACGCCAGTACCAGGATGCCGTACAGTGTGGCGCCCCCGCCGATTGTTAG
- a CDS encoding helix-turn-helix domain-containing protein, translating into MTATGEKLPDVSPEEVTDLLATTRDGKAVKRLVVAREYLAGRSPAAIEARWGIPAQTCYEWLDRFEERGLEGALEDDTPPGRTPDLSEDERARFEVAVERPPIESGFDAPFWTAPLAREYIREEFGVEYSHRHVRRLLTETDAATESDRR; encoded by the coding sequence ATGACGGCAACAGGTGAGAAGCTACCGGACGTCAGCCCGGAGGAGGTCACGGACCTCCTCGCGACGACGCGTGACGGCAAGGCGGTGAAGCGCCTCGTCGTAGCCCGCGAGTATCTCGCGGGACGGTCCCCGGCCGCCATCGAGGCCAGGTGGGGGATCCCCGCACAGACGTGCTACGAATGGCTCGATCGGTTCGAGGAACGGGGACTCGAGGGCGCACTCGAGGACGATACCCCACCGGGGAGAACCCCCGACCTGAGCGAAGACGAGCGGGCGCGGTTCGAGGTGGCCGTCGAGCGCCCGCCGATCGAGTCCGGGTTCGACGCCCCGTTCTGGACGGCGCCACTCGCTCGGGAGTACATCCGCGAGGAGTTCGGCGTCGAGTACTCCCACCGTCACGTCCGGCGGTTGTTGACCGAAACCGACGCGGCGACGGAGTCGGACCGGCGGTGA
- a CDS encoding FkbM family methyltransferase has translation MTSDDRGEGRLRGSASRGLVGATFRLVNTYCSGALGDAHRTYWRWRLAVLKEDGTVQVGDTTARFGVSTRSERRRVRRLGGERFVLEAFLEDLTGTETVWDVGACVGTYACFAAQKLPEGRVIAFEPEPTNRVRLRVNLRANAPPERWQIVPAALSDRDGTATLASEFVEPGGGHHYLSDGAGRPVEARRGESIASRGYPSPDVLKLDVQGAELDALHGMGDALDGVDVIYAELHTRKSGRYGTTVEEVEEYLRKAGYSVEHLGEPTTGRPGVYFVRAYR, from the coding sequence GTGACGTCCGACGATCGCGGCGAGGGGAGGTTGCGCGGCTCCGCGAGTCGTGGGCTCGTGGGCGCCACGTTCCGGCTGGTGAACACGTACTGTTCCGGTGCGCTGGGGGATGCCCACCGGACCTACTGGCGGTGGCGCCTCGCGGTCCTCAAGGAGGACGGGACCGTGCAGGTCGGCGACACGACTGCCCGCTTCGGCGTCTCCACCAGGTCGGAGCGACGGAGGGTCCGGCGGCTCGGCGGGGAACGGTTCGTCCTCGAGGCGTTCCTTGAGGACCTCACCGGGACCGAAACCGTCTGGGACGTCGGCGCCTGCGTCGGGACGTACGCGTGCTTCGCGGCTCAGAAGCTTCCCGAGGGTCGTGTCATCGCCTTCGAACCGGAGCCGACGAACCGGGTTCGGCTCCGGGTGAACCTGCGAGCGAACGCCCCGCCGGAGCGCTGGCAGATCGTCCCGGCGGCGCTCTCCGACCGTGATGGGACGGCGACGCTGGCGTCCGAGTTCGTCGAGCCCGGCGGCGGCCACCACTACCTCTCCGATGGCGCCGGACGACCCGTCGAGGCCAGACGCGGGGAGAGCATCGCGTCTCGCGGGTACCCCTCTCCGGACGTGTTGAAGCTCGACGTGCAGGGAGCCGAACTGGACGCGTTACACGGGATGGGGGACGCGCTCGATGGCGTCGACGTGATTTACGCCGAGTTGCACACGAGGAAGTCGGGGAGATACGGGACGACTGTCGAGGAGGTCGAGGAGTACCTTCGCAAGGCGGGCTACTCGGTCGAACACCTCGGAGAGCCCACGACCGGACGACCGGGCGTGTACTTCGTCCGGGCGTACAGGTGA
- a CDS encoding carboxylate--amine ligase, with product MVRQSGEESVLIPAGFSPKSLTAVRSLGARGVHTVVAAPKRTVPAFASRYCDEQVLVPSPWDDLIAYKDALLDLASRPDVKAVVPSLEENTFLFSKYDEFAEHVAPLWPSFEALRTAHDGKRLAEVATEAGLPVPETMSFDEVDDWSRELIIKPRYAILTSEYEPSLSPSECRGKMDPVHPEPGVEPDREALTAELRGNPPIVQEYVPIAREYSFRALYDHGEPVATSLKRQIRGKTYAGGASVFCKLVRDPELEEMGRRLLDHLDWHGLATVQFIEDARTGGFKLTEINPRTWTSIPLDVRGGIDYPYFYWLLARGERNRIAPHYRDGFAAHLLFGELQYLLSVVRDDYPNAARPAFRTALWETLTSIYEHPNFYYPKLDDPRPFGRGVLNVLPFGD from the coding sequence ATGGTTCGACAGAGCGGGGAGGAGTCCGTCCTGATCCCGGCTGGTTTCTCTCCGAAAAGCCTCACCGCAGTTCGATCGCTCGGTGCTCGTGGAGTTCACACTGTCGTCGCAGCCCCGAAACGGACGGTTCCGGCGTTCGCGTCCAGGTACTGCGACGAGCAGGTGCTGGTCCCGTCGCCCTGGGACGACTTGATCGCGTACAAGGACGCGCTCCTGGACCTCGCATCGCGGCCCGACGTGAAGGCGGTCGTCCCCTCGCTGGAGGAGAATACGTTCCTGTTCTCGAAGTACGACGAGTTTGCCGAGCACGTCGCCCCCCTCTGGCCGTCGTTCGAGGCTCTCCGAACGGCCCACGACGGGAAGCGCCTCGCCGAGGTGGCAACGGAAGCGGGCCTTCCGGTGCCGGAGACGATGTCGTTCGACGAGGTCGACGACTGGTCGCGCGAGTTGATCATCAAGCCGCGGTACGCGATCCTGACGAGCGAGTACGAGCCCTCCCTCTCGCCGTCGGAGTGCAGGGGGAAGATGGATCCGGTCCACCCCGAACCGGGCGTCGAACCGGATCGCGAGGCGCTCACCGCGGAACTACGGGGGAACCCCCCGATCGTCCAGGAGTACGTTCCGATCGCCCGCGAGTACTCGTTCAGGGCACTGTACGATCACGGCGAACCGGTGGCGACGAGCCTGAAACGGCAGATCCGGGGGAAGACGTACGCGGGCGGCGCGAGCGTCTTCTGCAAGCTGGTTCGCGACCCGGAACTGGAGGAGATGGGTCGGAGGTTGCTCGATCATCTCGACTGGCACGGGCTCGCAACGGTCCAGTTCATCGAGGATGCCCGAACGGGGGGGTTCAAACTGACCGAGATCAATCCAAGAACTTGGACATCGATCCCTCTCGACGTACGCGGAGGTATCGACTATCCGTACTTCTACTGGCTCCTGGCGCGAGGGGAACGGAACCGGATCGCGCCGCACTACAGGGATGGGTTCGCGGCCCACCTCCTCTTCGGCGAACTCCAGTACCTCCTCAGCGTCGTGCGAGACGACTACCCCAACGCGGCGCGTCCGGCGTTCAGAACGGCCCTGTGGGAGACGCTCACGTCGATCTACGAGCATCCGAACTTCTACTATCCCAAGCTGGACGACCCACGCCCCTTCGGTCGCGGCGTGCTGAACGTCCTTCCCTTCGGCGACTGA
- a CDS encoding right-handed parallel beta-helix repeat-containing protein has product MVNPQRRTVLGAVAGAIGAGLVTEVTNDRSAVDRSVRQSQIDGIDGAHYAEPVEGVAGIQRIIDEHGPNVDIKLGEGEYVGAELTLDHGVQLTGRGRNATVVKLDDGANTDLVVTPRPDEDVRMQCRFQDITFDGNEENNSTGNIVYGAFWNGRFVDCDFAAAPGTGFWLAGSTEGSTDDNFFRGCRFLRSNGDGLRMGMNRQAGPALGVARVDTCWFGGNDGHAVRMRGNGNVVSSSKFYANEAADVIINRGKRNLILNNDISKQTPTGHCVVVRSADGVTSSENRVSGNSIWGDFQDGVYCHADGNAVVALQVHDNTIAGMTDQRQGNRSGIRTVDEPFYACSAMDNTFVGEFADSAMILPSSWETSGNVRENTSSD; this is encoded by the coding sequence ATGGTGAACCCTCAGCGGAGAACCGTCCTGGGAGCGGTCGCCGGTGCGATCGGGGCCGGTCTGGTGACGGAGGTGACGAACGACCGATCGGCAGTTGACCGCTCGGTTCGGCAGAGCCAGATAGACGGGATCGACGGCGCACACTACGCCGAACCGGTCGAGGGCGTCGCGGGCATCCAGCGCATCATCGACGAGCACGGACCGAACGTCGATATCAAACTCGGCGAGGGGGAGTACGTCGGCGCCGAACTCACGCTCGACCACGGCGTCCAGCTAACCGGTAGGGGACGAAACGCGACCGTCGTCAAACTCGACGACGGCGCAAACACGGATCTGGTCGTGACGCCGAGGCCGGACGAGGACGTGAGGATGCAGTGCCGGTTCCAGGACATCACGTTCGACGGGAACGAGGAGAACAACTCGACGGGTAACATCGTCTACGGTGCGTTCTGGAACGGCCGCTTCGTCGACTGCGACTTCGCCGCGGCGCCGGGCACCGGCTTCTGGCTCGCGGGCTCGACAGAGGGGTCCACGGACGACAACTTCTTCCGCGGCTGCCGGTTCCTCCGGTCCAACGGGGACGGCCTCCGGATGGGGATGAACCGGCAAGCTGGGCCGGCACTCGGCGTGGCCCGGGTCGACACCTGCTGGTTCGGCGGCAATGACGGCCACGCCGTTCGAATGCGCGGCAACGGGAACGTTGTCAGTAGCAGCAAGTTCTACGCCAACGAAGCCGCCGACGTAATAATCAACCGCGGGAAGCGGAACCTGATCCTGAACAACGACATTTCGAAGCAGACCCCCACCGGCCACTGCGTCGTAGTCAGGTCGGCCGACGGCGTGACGTCGTCGGAGAACCGTGTCAGCGGGAACAGTATCTGGGGGGACTTCCAGGACGGTGTGTACTGTCACGCCGATGGGAACGCCGTGGTCGCGCTCCAGGTCCACGACAACACGATTGCCGGGATGACCGACCAGCGCCAGGGGAACCGTAGCGGCATCCGCACTGTGGACGAGCCGTTCTACGCCTGCTCCGCCATGGACAACACGTTCGTCGGGGAGTTCGCCGACTCGGCCATGATACTCCCGTCGTCATGGGAGACGAGCGGAAACGTCAGAGAGAACACATCATCCGACTAG
- a CDS encoding lipopolysaccharide biosynthesis protein yields the protein MSKLVKSSIGSFAAQTGLSLVEFIGTMLVATIGGPSMLGTYVLFVVVYDVGTLLSNLGVWEATVKRIAEGDSRGEFLAASFLTRGALLVPVLLFLVVFQDSIVDYIGDPVATPFLLATVSMVVLVETVSAGLHGEQMVARSRSSALVGSVGKVVIWGALLWLGYGLVGLLVGLLASKLLHVIVGVQFLSIRPRVPNRRHFQRLFQFSRYSWLGSMKKRAWIWTDTLVLGFFVASGLIGVYELSWRLSAAFFLISMAVSSVLFANVDQLLESKGPDAVSRAVSESLVYTGILVIPGVVGGIVMARPLLTAFGSEYAIGYPVFVVLLLARLSHCYENVFAKVVNALDRPDLMFRANGMFILLNVVGNVVAIATYGWIGAAVATAVSMSVRTLMAYRYLTSLIDLTIPRREILLETLAALMMGAVLLWVTRGGPTSTLWTVLTIGGGATLYGILVLAFIGRVRTRVRSLVTPFI from the coding sequence ATGTCGAAGCTCGTTAAGTCATCCATCGGATCGTTCGCCGCGCAGACCGGACTCTCGCTCGTGGAGTTCATCGGCACCATGCTCGTCGCGACCATCGGTGGTCCGTCGATGCTGGGCACGTACGTGCTGTTCGTGGTGGTGTACGACGTCGGCACCCTGCTCTCCAACCTGGGGGTGTGGGAAGCGACGGTCAAACGCATCGCGGAAGGTGACTCGCGTGGGGAGTTCCTCGCGGCGTCGTTCCTGACCAGGGGGGCGCTCCTCGTGCCGGTGCTCCTCTTCCTGGTGGTGTTCCAGGACTCCATCGTCGACTACATCGGCGACCCGGTCGCGACGCCGTTCCTGCTCGCGACGGTGTCAATGGTCGTGCTCGTCGAGACGGTCTCCGCGGGGCTCCACGGGGAGCAAATGGTCGCTCGCTCCCGGAGTTCAGCGCTCGTCGGCAGCGTCGGAAAGGTGGTGATCTGGGGGGCACTCCTCTGGCTCGGCTACGGTCTCGTCGGTCTCCTGGTCGGCCTGTTGGCCAGTAAGCTCCTGCACGTCATCGTCGGCGTCCAGTTCCTCTCGATCCGGCCGCGCGTGCCGAACCGACGGCACTTCCAGCGGCTGTTCCAGTTTAGCCGGTACAGCTGGTTGGGTTCGATGAAGAAACGAGCCTGGATCTGGACCGACACGCTCGTTCTGGGGTTCTTCGTCGCCTCTGGGCTCATCGGCGTCTACGAGCTGAGTTGGCGCCTCTCGGCCGCCTTCTTCCTCATCTCCATGGCCGTTAGCTCCGTACTCTTCGCGAACGTCGACCAACTTCTCGAGAGCAAGGGCCCGGACGCCGTCAGCCGTGCCGTCAGCGAATCACTCGTCTACACCGGTATTCTGGTCATCCCCGGCGTAGTGGGCGGTATCGTGATGGCCCGGCCGCTGCTGACAGCGTTCGGTTCGGAGTACGCGATCGGCTACCCCGTGTTCGTCGTACTGTTGCTGGCGCGCCTCTCACACTGCTACGAGAACGTCTTCGCGAAGGTGGTGAACGCGCTCGACAGGCCCGACCTCATGTTCCGCGCGAACGGGATGTTCATCCTGCTCAACGTCGTCGGGAACGTCGTCGCCATCGCCACGTACGGGTGGATAGGTGCCGCGGTCGCGACCGCCGTCTCGATGAGCGTGCGAACGCTGATGGCGTACCGTTATCTGACGTCGCTGATCGACCTGACGATTCCGCGCAGGGAGATCCTGCTCGAGACGCTCGCCGCGCTGATGATGGGGGCAGTCCTACTGTGGGTTACGAGAGGAGGCCCCACGAGTACCCTCTGGACGGTTCTAACAATCGGCGGGGGCGCCACACTGTACGGCATCCTGGTACTGGCGTTCATCGGGAGAGTTCGAACGAGAGTTCGGAGCCTGGTCACCCCCTTCATCTGA
- a CDS encoding protein-L-isoaspartate O-methyltransferase family protein codes for MDSPDPELLREDMLDGLEHALGGTPSDAVRQAMREVPREEFVAESPYANRTGEQGGTVVLAPATVARLIDTLDVESGDDVLVVGAGVGYTPAVLAELVGADRVHAIDIARGMVYEARANLSAAGYDAVLVDRGDGARGLPEYAPFDRVLVEAAAVEPPRALLDQLAPTGRLVMPLGRGAAQTLAVVEADDARGYEVVDECGEISLRPLLVEGEQAEAPVRNRTAREDAEFAQQGYFAKTGWEHEWIDWDDRLSGTDR; via the coding sequence ATGGATAGCCCCGACCCGGAACTGCTCCGGGAGGACATGCTGGACGGGCTCGAACACGCGCTCGGCGGGACCCCGAGCGACGCGGTTCGCCAGGCCATGCGCGAGGTTCCCCGCGAGGAGTTCGTCGCCGAGTCGCCCTACGCAAACCGGACGGGGGAGCAGGGCGGGACGGTCGTCCTCGCGCCTGCGACCGTCGCGCGCCTCATCGACACGCTCGACGTGGAGTCGGGCGACGACGTGCTCGTCGTCGGCGCCGGCGTCGGGTACACGCCGGCCGTGCTCGCCGAACTCGTCGGCGCGGACCGGGTCCACGCGATCGACATCGCGCGCGGGATGGTGTACGAGGCCCGGGCGAACCTCTCGGCCGCGGGCTACGACGCCGTCCTCGTCGACCGGGGCGACGGCGCACGCGGGCTCCCGGAGTACGCGCCGTTCGACCGGGTGCTCGTCGAGGCGGCGGCGGTCGAGCCGCCGCGCGCGCTCCTCGACCAGCTCGCGCCGACCGGCCGGCTGGTCATGCCGCTCGGACGCGGCGCCGCACAGACGCTCGCCGTCGTCGAGGCCGACGACGCCCGGGGGTACGAGGTGGTGGACGAGTGCGGCGAGATCTCCCTCCGTCCGCTGCTCGTGGAGGGCGAGCAGGCGGAGGCCCCGGTCCGGAACCGGACCGCGCGGGAGGACGCCGAGTTCGCCCAGCAGGGCTACTTCGCGAAGACCGGCTGGGAGCACGAGTGGATCGACTGGGACGATCGGTTGAGCGGAACGGATCGCTAG
- a CDS encoding sulfatase-like hydrolase/transferase: protein MDTPLSEWTDVSDVDNVVIFVSDALRFDFLPEEVRNLGVTARAIAPSTFTASALPSLLTGMYPATHKVWMFDDRLAESAELLRADGVDVGFNAESVWIGLESDEKPPLQIHHLETESKLGELEPPFVHVVHDVGPHAPYGFGNEAFESTEEFFREYESRRSRLIDLYRQDCHNSAERFLDVYDQLAERDLLDETLVVFTSDHGQCLGEQRNGGRFGHGHPMCPETVEIPIVFLGAGLPKDETYPSLLSGTDVAPTVLSAQRGAAPDGVDGVDVWREGSDPSRKPRSDVWQHLEVEARGLSTELSVYAASGVWNATGGHVLHRKSSVQRLGALLYDNLFRGYSPAWRDNASPRKVASLVRLSLARTLTFGDPDFTTADASALVPDEFEEGAHQFADTTLNEDQESLLRDLGYLK, encoded by the coding sequence ATGGACACGCCACTTTCGGAGTGGACCGACGTGAGCGATGTGGACAACGTCGTGATCTTCGTTTCCGACGCGCTTCGATTTGACTTCCTCCCCGAAGAGGTGCGGAACCTCGGAGTGACGGCCAGGGCCATCGCCCCGAGCACGTTCACGGCGTCGGCGCTGCCGTCGCTACTGACGGGGATGTATCCGGCCACGCACAAGGTGTGGATGTTCGACGACCGGCTGGCGGAGAGCGCCGAACTGCTGAGAGCCGACGGAGTCGACGTCGGGTTCAACGCGGAGAGCGTGTGGATCGGGCTGGAGTCGGACGAGAAACCGCCGTTGCAGATCCACCATCTCGAGACGGAATCGAAGCTCGGAGAGCTGGAACCGCCGTTCGTCCACGTCGTGCACGACGTCGGACCCCACGCACCGTACGGCTTCGGGAACGAGGCGTTCGAGTCGACGGAGGAGTTCTTCCGCGAATACGAGAGCAGGCGGAGCCGGTTGATCGATCTCTACAGGCAGGACTGCCACAACTCCGCCGAGCGGTTCCTCGACGTGTACGACCAGCTCGCCGAACGGGACCTCCTGGACGAGACGCTCGTCGTCTTCACCAGCGACCACGGCCAGTGCCTCGGTGAGCAGCGGAACGGGGGCCGATTCGGCCACGGACACCCGATGTGTCCGGAAACCGTTGAGATCCCGATCGTCTTCCTGGGGGCGGGACTTCCGAAAGACGAGACCTACCCGTCACTCCTCTCGGGCACGGACGTCGCCCCGACCGTTCTCTCGGCCCAACGGGGCGCGGCCCCGGACGGGGTCGACGGGGTCGACGTCTGGCGGGAGGGATCCGACCCGAGCAGGAAGCCCCGGTCCGACGTCTGGCAACACCTCGAAGTCGAGGCGCGAGGCCTGTCGACGGAGTTGTCGGTGTACGCGGCGAGCGGCGTCTGGAACGCGACCGGCGGACACGTTCTCCACCGGAAGTCGAGCGTCCAGCGATTGGGCGCGCTACTGTACGACAACCTGTTCAGAGGGTACTCCCCCGCGTGGCGGGACAACGCCTCCCCTCGAAAGGTGGCCAGCCTCGTCAGGCTCTCCCTGGCTCGCACGCTGACGTTCGGCGACCCCGACTTCACCACGGCGGACGCCAGCGCGCTGGTACCGGACGAGTTCGAGGAGGGAGCACACCAGTTCGCGGACACCACACTCAACGAGGACCAGGAGTCGCTGTTACGCGATCTCGGCTACCTCAAGTAG
- a CDS encoding glycosyltransferase family 2 protein: MASEDGFDSVDAPTPGQSTRFEKPAIGAVATTDNADQIVRFVLRGTQFGHGVLIACGPESETDAVRFASRLGADIVPVEGGGGGNSRARLADAASSLGYPGLVFCDRLDEWVDYSATLVHFEEREGTFTVAPVLEGDGRGKIGGVLVAIPAFNEADTIGAVVVAARANADAVLVIDDGSEDDTAIEAAEAGAIVVEHEGNKGYGAALQTAFEEAETRLVDHLVTLDGDGQHDPSDVGRLVERQRETGANLVIGSRFADGVRSTIPPYRKFGLGVVNVLTNLSFGVLRADSWVRDTQCGLRAYDREAIRELASTESLGDHMSASTDILYHAHRLGFNVEEVGVVVDYDVDDASTINPLSHGYVLVMNLLNTIERERPLVVLSLPGSFVTLTGFGFGYWGVASYVESGNLEIEIALIALFFILTGFLTVFTGVILHSLNGYFDQLRDFI, from the coding sequence ATGGCTAGCGAAGACGGGTTCGATAGCGTCGATGCGCCCACGCCGGGACAGTCGACGCGGTTCGAGAAGCCCGCGATCGGTGCCGTGGCGACGACGGACAACGCCGATCAGATCGTGCGGTTCGTCCTCCGCGGGACCCAGTTCGGTCACGGGGTACTGATCGCCTGCGGGCCGGAATCGGAGACCGATGCCGTGAGGTTCGCGAGCAGGCTCGGTGCGGACATCGTCCCGGTCGAAGGCGGAGGCGGCGGGAACTCGAGGGCCCGACTCGCCGACGCGGCATCCTCGCTGGGGTACCCGGGACTCGTTTTTTGCGACCGGCTGGACGAGTGGGTCGACTACTCCGCGACGCTGGTGCACTTTGAGGAACGGGAGGGAACGTTCACCGTCGCGCCGGTTCTCGAAGGGGACGGGAGAGGTAAAATCGGCGGGGTCCTCGTCGCGATCCCGGCGTTCAACGAGGCGGACACGATCGGGGCGGTGGTGGTGGCGGCGCGAGCCAACGCGGACGCGGTGCTCGTCATCGACGATGGCAGCGAGGACGACACGGCGATCGAGGCGGCCGAGGCGGGCGCCATCGTCGTCGAACACGAGGGGAACAAGGGGTATGGAGCTGCGTTGCAAACCGCCTTCGAGGAGGCGGAAACGCGCCTCGTCGACCACCTGGTGACGCTCGACGGTGACGGGCAACACGACCCCTCCGACGTCGGCCGTCTCGTCGAGAGGCAGCGCGAGACGGGCGCCAACCTCGTCATCGGTAGCCGGTTCGCGGACGGAGTACGGAGCACGATTCCGCCGTACCGAAAGTTCGGGCTCGGCGTCGTCAACGTGCTGACGAACCTCAGTTTCGGGGTCCTGCGCGCCGACTCGTGGGTGAGGGACACGCAGTGCGGCCTCCGCGCGTACGACCGCGAGGCCATCCGTGAACTGGCCTCTACCGAGTCGCTCGGCGACCACATGAGCGCGAGTACCGACATCCTCTATCACGCACACCGGCTCGGGTTCAACGTCGAGGAGGTCGGCGTCGTCGTCGACTACGACGTCGACGACGCCAGCACCATCAACCCGCTCTCGCACGGGTACGTACTGGTCATGAACCTCCTCAACACGATCGAGCGAGAACGGCCGTTGGTCGTCCTCTCCCTCCCCGGGTCTTTCGTCACCCTCACGGGGTTCGGGTTCGGCTACTGGGGCGTCGCGAGCTACGTCGAATCCGGCAACCTCGAGATCGAAATCGCTCTCATCGCCCTGTTCTTCATCCTCACCGGGTTTCTCACGGTCTTCACCGGCGTCATCCTCCACAGCCTGAACGGCTACTTCGACCAACTGCGCGATTTTATCTGA